Proteins encoded in a region of the Elizabethkingia bruuniana genome:
- a CDS encoding response regulator transcription factor, whose amino-acid sequence MNILLIEDEAGVSNFIKKGLEESQHHVTLAYEGAMGLQLAMEQDFDLIILDVILPQVNGFEICSEIKRFKPEIPVLMLTALSTIQDKLKGFDKGADDYLTKPFHFEELLARINALSRRNQNSLPVLTYTADDLVMDCYKKVVKRAGQEIALTVKEYALLEYLLVNKNRVINRAKIAEAVWGIGFNRGTNLIDVYINYVRTKIDKGFSKQLIHTVVGMGYILKDE is encoded by the coding sequence ATGAATATTCTGCTGATAGAAGACGAAGCTGGTGTTTCCAACTTTATTAAAAAAGGATTGGAAGAAAGTCAGCACCATGTAACCCTGGCATATGAAGGTGCAATGGGGCTTCAGCTAGCTATGGAGCAGGATTTTGATTTGATTATTTTAGATGTAATCCTTCCACAGGTGAATGGCTTTGAAATATGTTCGGAAATAAAGCGTTTTAAGCCGGAAATTCCGGTTTTAATGCTGACAGCACTCTCTACCATACAAGATAAGCTAAAAGGCTTTGATAAAGGCGCAGATGACTATCTTACCAAACCGTTTCATTTCGAAGAGTTACTGGCAAGGATTAATGCGCTAAGCCGGAGAAATCAGAATAGCCTTCCGGTACTAACGTATACTGCAGATGATCTTGTAATGGATTGCTATAAGAAAGTTGTAAAAAGGGCAGGGCAGGAGATTGCACTAACGGTAAAAGAATATGCTTTGTTAGAATATCTTCTGGTAAATAAAAACAGAGTTATTAACCGCGCAAAAATTGCAGAAGCAGTTTGGGGGATTGGCTTTAACAGAGGGACTAATCTTATAGATGTCTATATTAACTATGTAAGGACAAAAATAGATAAAGGCTTTTCAAAGCAACTGATACATACTGTCGTCGGAATGGGATATATACTGAAAGACGAATAG
- the bshB1 gene encoding bacillithiol biosynthesis deacetylase BshB1 has product MVKKVDILAIGAHPDDIELSCGGTLAKLISEGKRVAIVDLTQGELGTRGTPEIRHQEATEAARILGVEYRDNLKLKDGFLVNSEEYQLRIVEAIRKYQPEIVLCNALDDRHPDHAKGAKLVSDACFLSGLRRIETSIEGQEQEAWRPKHVFHYIQWKDLQPDFVVDITGFIDKKIECCAAYSSQFYDPNSKEPVTPIATKDFYESITYRAQNLGRQSGVEFAEGFNTAKLIALKNFDGIICQ; this is encoded by the coding sequence ATGGTAAAGAAAGTAGATATATTAGCTATAGGAGCTCATCCCGATGATATAGAACTAAGCTGTGGCGGAACTTTGGCCAAACTTATTTCTGAAGGTAAAAGAGTAGCGATTGTAGATCTGACACAGGGAGAGCTTGGAACAAGAGGAACTCCGGAAATCAGACATCAGGAAGCGACAGAAGCTGCAAGAATCTTAGGTGTTGAATACCGCGATAATCTGAAACTGAAAGATGGCTTTTTGGTGAACTCAGAAGAGTATCAACTCCGCATTGTGGAAGCTATTCGTAAATATCAACCGGAAATAGTGCTTTGTAATGCACTGGACGATCGACATCCAGATCATGCAAAAGGAGCCAAACTAGTATCAGATGCATGTTTCCTATCCGGATTAAGGAGAATTGAAACATCTATAGAAGGACAAGAGCAGGAAGCATGGAGACCCAAACATGTATTCCATTATATTCAATGGAAAGATCTTCAGCCGGACTTTGTTGTAGATATTACAGGATTTATAGACAAGAAAATAGAGTGTTGTGCAGCGTATTCATCGCAATTTTATGATCCAAACTCTAAAGAACCAGTTACACCTATCGCTACAAAGGATTTTTATGAGAGTATTACATATAGAGCTCAAAATCTGGGTAGACAGAGCGGTGTAGAGTTTGCAGAAGGTTTTAACACAGCAAAATTAATTGCATTGAAAAATTTTGACGGAATTATTTGCCAGTAA
- a CDS encoding tetratricopeptide repeat protein: MKERFGLSKKIVLGAAAFFAMNMVGAQTVAEGINDIDGYKFGKAKEVYTALVNKEPSDANYFYLGNAYLVQSEPDFEKAAEYFNKGVALDAKKSYFSRIGLASIKLGKGDKTGAIADLNQVAKDSREKDPEVLYRIGEALALYPNQNDPKLSIDYLNKATTLAEKKGVPEYYYYTLGDANRLNKNWGEAMNAYDRALEVAKNKAAVYTRIGTLWTSAKQWERAKDNIDKAIQADASYAPAYKARGGFNIVYQKYDQAALDYKKYLDLADSDPNTVLDYAKLAFLAKDYTNAGSALDSVFDKINDPIKYRIKAYLQYQAKDYAGAKTSLETFLSKAEKSRILPSDSGLEGLILAAIGKEKKDAAMLQQAQQKVAVAKAAKDETFDWDAELASASGTAPKVASGEGGPTNAAIDALKKQVAADPKNTDLLYKLANEYQGAQNWGGAASAWSQMANVLQTWEPAYYSLGYALQKSGDANGAIAAYQKYIDVLAAKPAADQAKGKELLANSYYNMASLTANADKAKALEYVTKALEANPADADAAKLKEKLSK, translated from the coding sequence ATGAAAGAGAGATTTGGATTATCAAAGAAAATAGTGTTAGGTGCAGCTGCTTTTTTTGCCATGAATATGGTAGGAGCACAAACGGTTGCAGAAGGGATTAATGATATTGACGGCTATAAATTTGGTAAAGCTAAAGAAGTCTACACAGCACTAGTAAACAAAGAACCTTCAGACGCTAACTATTTCTATTTAGGAAATGCTTATTTAGTACAGTCTGAACCAGATTTTGAAAAAGCAGCAGAATACTTTAACAAAGGAGTTGCTTTAGATGCAAAGAAATCATATTTCAGCAGAATTGGATTGGCTTCAATTAAATTAGGAAAAGGAGATAAAACTGGGGCAATAGCAGATCTTAATCAGGTTGCTAAAGATTCCAGAGAAAAAGATCCTGAAGTATTATACAGAATTGGTGAGGCATTAGCGCTTTATCCTAACCAAAACGACCCTAAATTATCAATTGATTATTTGAATAAGGCAACAACCCTTGCTGAAAAGAAAGGTGTGCCTGAATATTACTATTACACTCTGGGAGACGCTAACCGTCTTAACAAAAACTGGGGTGAAGCAATGAATGCTTATGACAGAGCGTTAGAAGTAGCAAAAAATAAAGCTGCAGTATATACAAGAATTGGTACACTCTGGACCTCTGCTAAACAGTGGGAAAGAGCAAAAGATAATATTGATAAAGCAATTCAGGCAGACGCAAGTTATGCACCTGCTTATAAAGCGAGAGGAGGATTTAACATCGTATACCAGAAGTATGATCAGGCAGCATTAGATTACAAGAAATATTTGGATCTTGCAGATTCAGATCCTAATACAGTCTTAGATTATGCTAAATTAGCTTTCCTTGCAAAAGACTACACTAATGCAGGTTCTGCTTTAGATTCTGTTTTCGATAAAATCAATGATCCTATTAAATACAGAATTAAGGCTTACTTACAATATCAGGCGAAAGATTACGCAGGAGCAAAAACAAGTTTAGAGACTTTCCTAAGCAAAGCTGAAAAATCCAGAATCCTTCCAAGTGATTCAGGTTTAGAAGGTTTAATCTTAGCGGCTATCGGTAAAGAGAAGAAAGATGCAGCAATGCTACAACAAGCACAACAAAAAGTTGCTGTTGCTAAAGCTGCAAAAGACGAAACTTTCGACTGGGATGCTGAACTAGCTTCTGCTAGTGGTACAGCACCAAAAGTAGCTTCTGGTGAAGGTGGTCCTACAAATGCTGCAATTGATGCATTGAAAAAGCAAGTAGCAGCTGATCCTAAAAACACGGATCTACTTTATAAATTAGCTAACGAATATCAGGGAGCTCAAAACTGGGGTGGAGCAGCTTCTGCATGGTCTCAGATGGCAAACGTATTGCAAACTTGGGAGCCTGCTTATTACAGTTTAGGTTACGCATTACAGAAAAGTGGTGATGCAAACGGAGCAATTGCTGCATACCAGAAATATATTGATGTGTTAGCAGCTAAACCAGCAGCAGATCAGGCTAAAGGAAAAGAATTATTAGCTAACTCATACTACAATATGGCAAGCTTAACAGCAAATGCTGACAAAGCAAAAGCATTAGAGTATGTAACTAAAGCTCTTGAAGCTAATCCAGCTGATGCTGATGCAGCAAAACTAAAAGAAAAGTTGAGCAAATAA
- a CDS encoding PstS family phosphate ABC transporter substrate-binding protein encodes MKNSLFLLVLLIILGSCNNDKKNDYATGSVIMATDPSFYNVTDALSYRYMKVYPDAKIELKQMKEKEALKALIDNKVSTIVMSRELTETEKQSFLSNIKLKAVPAYFAADALVFVVPKESSIEKISVDDVAKMLTDEKRTLIFDGANTSNTDYIAEKLKIDPAKMQYSSLKSNEEIIENLTKFPGHIGVISLNTISRPYDEKAKELRSKIKILNITDAKGEFAPSRENLRYQKYPFTRILYFLTNEGNFGVGNGFIRYSCSQVGQLIVDKNGLQPYLLYKRMVEIK; translated from the coding sequence ATGAAGAATAGCCTTTTTTTATTAGTATTATTAATCATATTAGGGTCATGTAATAATGATAAAAAAAATGATTATGCTACTGGCAGTGTAATTATGGCGACAGACCCTTCTTTCTATAATGTTACCGATGCACTTTCTTACCGTTATATGAAAGTATATCCGGATGCAAAGATAGAACTGAAACAAATGAAAGAGAAGGAAGCTCTGAAAGCTTTAATTGATAATAAAGTTTCTACTATTGTAATGTCACGTGAACTAACGGAGACAGAAAAGCAAAGTTTTCTTAGCAATATCAAATTAAAAGCTGTTCCGGCATATTTTGCTGCGGATGCTTTGGTTTTTGTTGTTCCAAAGGAATCTTCAATAGAAAAAATTTCGGTAGATGATGTTGCGAAAATGTTGACTGACGAAAAAAGAACTTTAATCTTTGACGGGGCAAATACCAGTAATACAGATTATATTGCTGAAAAGCTAAAAATAGATCCTGCTAAAATGCAGTATTCATCGTTAAAGTCCAATGAAGAAATCATTGAAAATCTGACTAAATTCCCTGGTCATATTGGGGTAATTAGTCTTAATACAATTAGCAGACCTTATGATGAGAAAGCTAAAGAATTAAGATCAAAAATTAAAATACTTAATATTACAGATGCAAAAGGAGAATTTGCTCCTAGCAGAGAGAATCTGAGATATCAGAAATATCCGTTTACACGTATTTTATATTTCCTTACCAACGAAGGTAACTTCGGAGTTGGGAATGGCTTTATAAGATACTCTTGCAGTCAGGTAGGTCAGCTTATTGTGGACAAGAATGGATTGCAACCCTATCTACTGTACAAGAGAATGGTAGAAATAAAGTAA
- a CDS encoding energy transducer TonB has product MSVDNINATYGKPAELDEIVFEHRNKEYGAYDLRKSYRPILTRSLLVGSALFLFAVLAPLVYLKIKEGQQKEETKVSVDLTDIKDIPPPVEEKELPPPPPPPPVEPPKQEIVRDMIPEPKPNPKVEEPPKKIEEVKETTIGTTNQEGEKIAKYTPPPPPANTGAGKNVEAPKPVGNEIVDRVDQEAAFAGGIEKFRNLFTSNFDNSSVEGEGTLKTTVTFVVERDGSLSDVKASGPNSDFNREAERTIRSIKGKWSPGKLNGDPVRSRFRFPVTMNFE; this is encoded by the coding sequence ATGTCAGTAGATAATATTAATGCAACTTACGGTAAACCAGCAGAGCTGGATGAAATCGTATTTGAGCATAGAAATAAAGAGTACGGGGCGTATGATCTGAGAAAAAGTTACAGACCTATACTGACAAGATCTTTACTAGTAGGTTCAGCATTATTTCTTTTTGCTGTACTTGCACCCTTAGTTTATCTAAAGATAAAAGAGGGGCAACAAAAAGAAGAGACTAAAGTGTCAGTGGACTTAACAGATATTAAAGATATCCCACCTCCGGTAGAAGAAAAAGAACTTCCACCGCCGCCACCACCGCCACCAGTTGAGCCTCCTAAGCAAGAAATTGTAAGGGATATGATTCCGGAGCCGAAACCAAATCCTAAAGTGGAAGAACCACCTAAGAAAATTGAAGAGGTAAAAGAAACTACAATTGGTACAACGAACCAGGAAGGTGAAAAAATTGCTAAATACACTCCACCACCACCACCGGCTAATACAGGTGCAGGTAAGAATGTTGAAGCTCCTAAGCCAGTAGGTAACGAAATCGTTGACCGAGTTGACCAGGAAGCAGCATTTGCAGGAGGTATTGAGAAATTTAGAAATTTATTTACAAGTAATTTCGACAATTCTTCTGTAGAAGGTGAAGGTACATTGAAAACTACAGTTACTTTCGTTGTAGAAAGAGATGGTTCTCTTTCTGATGTTAAAGCTTCAGGACCTAATTCCGACTTTAACAGAGAGGCTGAAAGAACAATTAGATCAATCAAAGGGAAATGGAGCCCTGGTAAGCTTAACGGTGATCCGGTAAGATCCAGATTCAGATTCCCGGTTACAATGAACTTCGAATAA
- a CDS encoding ExbD/TolR family protein, translating into MAEVQVQDKGGKDGKVRSKKVNVRVDMTPMVDLGFLLITFFMLATTLSKPNTMDMKLPAKPDPTQKVDIPEIDLTNSITFLLGKDDKVYYHQLDQTGLTDPGKLQETTFDKNGIEKVIDDAKRRARKPDIFTVIIKPTDDSNYKNFVDLLDEMAITKSERYGIGEVKPWEQKIYDQKIGK; encoded by the coding sequence ATGGCAGAAGTACAAGTACAGGATAAAGGAGGCAAGGACGGCAAAGTCCGCTCCAAGAAAGTAAATGTAAGGGTCGACATGACCCCGATGGTAGACTTAGGTTTTCTTCTGATTACATTCTTCATGTTAGCAACTACTTTAAGTAAGCCTAACACGATGGATATGAAGTTGCCTGCGAAGCCTGATCCTACACAAAAGGTAGACATTCCTGAGATTGACCTTACAAACTCAATCACATTTTTATTAGGGAAAGATGATAAAGTATATTATCATCAGTTAGACCAAACAGGTTTAACAGATCCAGGTAAACTTCAGGAAACTACATTCGATAAGAATGGTATTGAAAAGGTGATTGATGATGCTAAGAGAAGAGCTCGTAAACCAGATATCTTTACTGTAATTATTAAGCCAACAGATGACTCTAACTACAAGAACTTTGTAGACTTGTTAGATGAAATGGCAATTACAAAAAGTGAAAGATACGGTATTGGTGAAGTGAAGCCTTGGGAGCAAAAAATCTATGATCAGAAAATAGGTAAGTAA
- a CDS encoding ExbD/TolR family protein — protein MARVKPKRHGVVTDMTAMTDVAFLLLTFFILTAQFKKPDAEAITTPSSISTTSLDDTNLMTISITPDGRYFFTPIENNSEKAQVLDKMAGQYRVGFSAAEKNEFLKLPMVGASMAQMKSYLNLPDAQRANVKGATIPMDSVNKELVDWVKYSLEVNPDARLAIKGDAKAQYPKFKALFEGLKDIKFYKFVLITSSENQ, from the coding sequence ATGGCGAGAGTTAAACCAAAACGACATGGTGTAGTTACCGATATGACGGCAATGACGGATGTTGCTTTCCTACTTCTTACGTTCTTCATTCTGACAGCGCAGTTCAAGAAGCCAGATGCTGAGGCTATTACAACGCCTTCATCTATCTCTACAACTTCGTTAGACGATACTAATTTAATGACGATTAGTATTACTCCGGATGGAAGGTATTTCTTTACACCTATTGAAAATAATTCTGAGAAAGCTCAGGTATTAGATAAAATGGCAGGGCAGTACAGAGTTGGATTCTCTGCTGCTGAGAAAAATGAATTTCTTAAGTTGCCAATGGTAGGAGCCTCTATGGCGCAGATGAAAAGTTATCTTAACTTGCCAGATGCTCAGAGAGCGAATGTAAAGGGTGCTACAATTCCAATGGATAGTGTGAATAAAGAACTAGTAGATTGGGTAAAATATAGTTTGGAAGTAAATCCTGATGCCAGACTTGCAATTAAAGGTGATGCAAAAGCGCAGTACCCTAAATTCAAGGCTCTATTTGAAGGATTGAAAGATATTAAGTTTTATAAATTCGTTCTGATTACTTCTTCTGAAAATCAGTAA
- a CDS encoding MotA/TolQ/ExbB proton channel family protein, with protein MEMNVSNTEHEVVAKKKGGLNPAIVIPILFVIGIAIYLFVFGNPSNFKKNPALDGVASVALADIKSTELHPAEGKPMGIVYMGGPIVPILLTFMITVVVFSFERYFVLKKASGSGNLDNFVNTVRGYLNRNEINAALEECDRQQGSVGNVVKEGLTTYKALEHDNTMNKEQKLVALGKSLEEATTLEMPMLEKNMMILSTLGTVATLVALLGTVIGMIKAFSALGSGGGTPDSAALSVGISEALINTALGIGTSAVAIILYNFFTSKIDGLTYKIDEIGMSIQQSFAEHN; from the coding sequence ATGGAAATGAATGTTTCAAACACAGAACACGAAGTTGTTGCTAAAAAGAAGGGAGGTTTAAATCCTGCAATTGTAATCCCTATTTTATTTGTAATTGGTATTGCAATTTATTTATTCGTATTCGGTAACCCGAGTAACTTTAAGAAAAACCCTGCTTTAGATGGAGTAGCATCTGTAGCCCTTGCGGATATTAAGTCCACAGAACTTCACCCGGCTGAAGGAAAGCCAATGGGTATCGTTTATATGGGAGGTCCAATTGTACCTATTCTTCTTACGTTTATGATTACAGTAGTTGTTTTCTCTTTCGAAAGATATTTCGTTCTTAAGAAAGCTTCTGGTAGTGGTAACCTAGATAACTTTGTTAACACAGTTAGAGGATACCTTAACAGAAACGAAATCAACGCTGCATTAGAAGAATGCGACAGACAACAAGGTTCTGTAGGTAACGTTGTAAAAGAAGGTCTTACAACTTACAAAGCTCTTGAGCATGATAATACAATGAACAAAGAGCAAAAGTTAGTAGCTTTAGGGAAATCTCTAGAAGAAGCTACAACTCTTGAAATGCCAATGCTTGAAAAGAACATGATGATTCTTTCTACATTAGGTACAGTTGCAACGTTAGTAGCACTTTTAGGTACGGTAATCGGGATGATTAAAGCGTTCTCTGCTTTAGGTTCTGGTGGTGGTACTCCTGACTCTGCTGCACTATCAGTAGGTATCTCTGAAGCACTTATCAACACGGCTTTAGGTATTGGTACTTCTGCTGTTGCAATTATTCTTTATAATTTCTTTACTTCTAAGATCGATGGATTAACTTATAAGATTGACGAAATCGGAATGAGCATCCAACAATCTTTTGCTGAGCATAACTAA
- the leuS gene encoding leucine--tRNA ligase: protein MYYDHNQIESKWQQYWAKNETYKTDAKSTKPKYYVLDMFPYPSGAGLHVGHPLGYIASDIVSRYKRHQGFSVLHPIGYDSFGLPAEQYAIQTGQHPAITTEENINRYEKQLKRIGFSFDWSRQFRTSDASYYKFTQWIFIELFHSWYNNDTDKAEAIDTLIKHLSEKGTEGLNAVQTEKIEFTAAEWNAKSEKEQQEILLNYRLAFRAETTVNWCPGLGTVLANDEVINGKSERGGFPVYQKKMMQWSMRITAYSERLLQGLKTLDWPQPLKDAQEYWIGKSQGAEVNFGLENSDVQIKVFTTRPDTIFGSTFMVLAPESPLVQEIVTTEQKDEVQDYIEQTSLKSERDRMADVKTVSGAFTGVYAINPFTGKKMPVYISDYVLMGYGTGAVMAVPAHDERDHRFAKKFGLEITEVVEGGENVQEDPFIAKDGICINSDFLNGLKYEEAKAKAIAEVVSRGLGNATTNYRQRDAIFSRQRYWGEPVPVYYKDDVPYTLPASALPLELPEVEKYLPTEDGDPPLGNAKDYGWDEANQKIVATDLIDNKTIFPLELSTMPGWAGSSWYFLRYMDAHNDSYFADKEMTDYWGQVDLYIGGSEHATGHLLYSRFWNKFLKDRNYIEQEEPFQKLINQGMILGMSAFVFRIDGTNQFVSKNLAKDYATQKIHVDVSLLKGATDELDTEAFKSWRPEFKDAEFILEDGDKYVTEREVEKMSKSKFNVVNPDDICDEYGADCLRLYEMFLGPLEQSKPWNTQGLSGVYGFLKRLWNLYFNANDELEVTDEEPTKEEYRVLHTLIQKVLFDIENFSFNTSVSSFMIAVNELTKLKTNKRQILEPLAVIISPYAPHITEEIWSLLGNKESIEYAPFPVFNSQYLELDEIEYPVSFNGKMRFKAALSANLTPKEVEEAVLKLDKTIEILNGAIPKKIIVVPKKIVNFVI, encoded by the coding sequence GTGTATTACGATCATAACCAGATTGAAAGCAAATGGCAGCAGTATTGGGCCAAAAATGAAACTTATAAGACCGATGCGAAATCTACAAAGCCTAAATATTATGTACTCGACATGTTCCCTTATCCATCAGGGGCAGGACTGCATGTGGGACACCCGCTGGGCTATATCGCTTCGGATATTGTAAGCCGCTACAAAAGACATCAGGGATTTAGTGTCCTGCATCCTATTGGTTATGACAGCTTCGGATTACCTGCAGAACAATATGCAATTCAGACAGGACAGCATCCGGCTATTACAACAGAAGAAAATATCAATCGTTACGAGAAGCAATTGAAAAGAATTGGTTTCTCATTCGATTGGTCCAGACAATTCCGTACTTCAGATGCCAGTTATTACAAATTTACACAATGGATCTTTATAGAATTATTCCATTCATGGTATAATAATGATACTGATAAAGCTGAAGCTATTGATACTTTGATAAAGCATCTTTCTGAAAAAGGAACAGAAGGTTTAAATGCAGTTCAGACTGAAAAAATAGAATTTACGGCTGCTGAATGGAATGCAAAATCTGAGAAAGAACAACAAGAGATTTTATTAAACTATCGTTTGGCTTTCCGTGCCGAGACTACCGTAAACTGGTGTCCGGGACTGGGAACTGTATTAGCAAATGATGAGGTTATTAATGGTAAGTCTGAGCGTGGAGGTTTCCCGGTGTATCAGAAAAAAATGATGCAGTGGAGTATGAGGATTACCGCATACTCAGAAAGACTATTACAAGGACTAAAAACATTAGACTGGCCACAACCATTGAAAGACGCTCAGGAATACTGGATTGGTAAATCTCAGGGAGCGGAAGTTAACTTTGGTCTTGAAAATTCTGATGTACAGATAAAAGTATTTACGACGCGTCCTGATACTATTTTCGGTTCGACTTTTATGGTATTGGCACCAGAAAGTCCATTGGTACAAGAAATTGTAACGACTGAGCAAAAAGACGAAGTGCAAGATTATATTGAGCAGACTTCTCTAAAATCAGAAAGAGATCGTATGGCAGATGTGAAAACTGTTTCGGGAGCCTTTACAGGAGTTTATGCAATTAATCCGTTTACCGGGAAGAAAATGCCGGTTTATATTTCCGACTATGTATTAATGGGTTACGGAACAGGAGCTGTAATGGCTGTTCCTGCGCATGATGAGAGAGATCATCGTTTTGCAAAGAAATTCGGGTTAGAAATTACCGAAGTGGTTGAAGGAGGTGAGAATGTTCAGGAAGACCCATTCATTGCTAAAGATGGTATCTGTATCAATTCAGATTTTCTGAATGGCCTGAAATATGAAGAGGCAAAAGCAAAAGCTATTGCTGAAGTTGTTAGCCGTGGTTTAGGAAATGCTACAACCAATTACCGTCAGAGAGATGCTATCTTCTCCCGTCAGAGATATTGGGGTGAACCAGTACCTGTATATTATAAGGATGATGTTCCTTATACTTTGCCTGCTTCTGCATTACCATTGGAATTACCAGAAGTAGAAAAATATTTGCCAACTGAAGACGGAGATCCGCCATTAGGAAATGCTAAAGATTATGGATGGGACGAAGCTAATCAGAAAATTGTAGCGACTGACCTTATCGATAATAAAACTATCTTCCCATTAGAACTGAGCACAATGCCAGGTTGGGCTGGTAGCTCATGGTATTTCCTGCGCTATATGGATGCTCACAATGACTCCTACTTTGCAGATAAAGAAATGACAGATTACTGGGGGCAGGTAGATTTATATATAGGTGGTAGTGAGCATGCTACTGGACACCTATTATATTCCCGTTTCTGGAATAAATTTTTAAAAGACCGTAACTATATAGAACAAGAAGAGCCTTTCCAAAAGCTTATTAATCAGGGGATGATCTTAGGAATGAGTGCTTTTGTATTCAGAATTGATGGAACAAATCAGTTTGTTTCAAAGAACCTTGCTAAAGATTATGCTACTCAGAAAATTCATGTTGATGTATCCTTATTAAAAGGAGCGACAGATGAACTGGATACGGAGGCTTTCAAAAGTTGGAGACCCGAGTTTAAAGATGCTGAGTTTATTTTAGAAGACGGAGATAAGTACGTTACTGAACGTGAAGTAGAAAAGATGTCCAAGTCTAAATTCAATGTTGTGAATCCTGATGATATTTGTGATGAATATGGTGCAGACTGTCTTCGTTTATACGAAATGTTTTTAGGTCCGTTAGAGCAATCCAAGCCATGGAATACACAAGGACTTAGTGGTGTTTATGGTTTCTTAAAGCGTCTATGGAATCTATACTTCAATGCCAATGATGAGCTTGAAGTTACAGATGAAGAACCGACAAAAGAAGAGTACAGAGTTCTGCATACTCTTATCCAGAAAGTTCTTTTTGATATTGAGAACTTCTCATTTAATACATCTGTAAGTTCATTTATGATTGCAGTGAATGAACTGACTAAATTAAAGACTAACAAAAGACAAATATTAGAGCCTTTGGCTGTTATTATTTCTCCTTATGCTCCGCATATTACGGAAGAGATATGGTCTCTTTTAGGGAATAAAGAAAGTATAGAATATGCTCCTTTCCCGGTATTTAATTCACAATATTTAGAGTTGGATGAGATAGAATATCCGGTAAGTTTTAATGGTAAAATGCGTTTTAAGGCAGCATTATCGGCAAACCTTACACCGAAAGAAGTGGAAGAAGCAGTGCTGAAACTTGACAAAACAATTGAAATTCTAAATGGAGCAATACCTAAGAAAATCATCGTTGTACCTAAAAAAATTGTTAATTTCGTTATTTAG
- a CDS encoding lipocalin family protein, with the protein MKLKLFFLFIVAFLAIGSCSSRDNDNNYLVVEPAEIYGNWKLESLTIEGNGQKKVFNDECFRRSTILFNGADGKGVERGYESISTPGTCKDSGNLNFTFSVERGTIYQTYTNGQKDEARVEGVTNTTLVISQNKTIDNVKVKATMKYIKA; encoded by the coding sequence ATGAAACTAAAACTATTCTTTTTATTTATTGTAGCTTTTTTAGCAATCGGATCATGCAGCTCCCGGGATAATGATAATAATTACCTTGTGGTTGAACCTGCAGAAATTTATGGAAACTGGAAACTTGAATCTCTTACTATTGAAGGTAATGGGCAGAAAAAAGTTTTTAATGACGAATGCTTCCGCAGATCTACAATTTTATTTAATGGTGCAGATGGTAAAGGAGTAGAGCGTGGTTATGAAAGTATTTCAACACCCGGGACCTGTAAAGATTCTGGAAATCTTAACTTTACATTTAGTGTTGAAAGAGGTACAATTTACCAGACTTATACAAACGGACAGAAAGATGAAGCAAGAGTAGAAGGGGTGACAAATACAACGCTTGTAATTTCACAAAATAAGACCATTGATAACGTCAAGGTAAAGGCTACGATGAAGTATATCAAGGCATAA